ATCGCATTTATCCCCACCGGCACCTCTGCGCCGGGCCTGGCAAACGGCTTTTCTCGAAGAGCCGTATTCGATTTTCTGCAACTCAACAATGACATCAACCTCAGATACCAGCGGGACATATTTCCCAATGTGCAATCAACCACGCGAATCGGCGGAACCCTGCAATACGAAAAAGGGGAAAACTTCAGCGCAGAAGGCAGAAATCTGAGTCCCGTTGCAGAAGTCGTATCGAGCGGTGCAAACGTCGTCGCAGGCGAAACCAGGAGCAAAAGGGTCATTTATGGCGGATTTGTCCAGCAAACCTTTGGAATCGTCAACCGTCTTTTTGTCACGGCTGCTGCCCGCATCGACGCCTCCTCGGTCTATGACGCGGATAATCGCTGGCAATTTTATCCAAAAGCGAGTGCCTCCTATCTCATTTCAGATACGGGCTTCTGGCAAAATAGCGCACTTCAAAACATCTTTCCAGACTTCAAATTGCGAGCCTCCATAGGCACTTCAGGGGGCCAAACAGCCATTGGGCCGTATGACCGCCTGACCAATTACAATGCATCCTCTTATGACGGCAACCCCGGCCTGGTGCCCAGCACACAACTCGGCGGAACGATCAAACCCGAAAGACAGCGGGAAATTGAAATAGGGACGGATTTTAGTCTCCTGTCCAATCGCCTGGGCATAGAACTGACCTATTACGATCAGCGCATCGACGACTTGTTGCTATTCCGCACATTATCCCCCTCCACAGGTCACTCGCGTGCCCTGCAAAATGTCGGCACCATGGACAATACCGGGTTGGAATTCCTCGTGCGCGCGATTCCGCTTGCACGCCCCAATCTCCGCTGGGAATCGACCTTCACGTATTCGACCAACAAAAACAAAGTCGATGGCATTGAGGGCGGGCGATTGATCATCCCAAATTCGTTTTCCCAGGTCTCGGCCATCAACGGCGAACCCCTCGGAGTTTTCTTCAGCACGGCTTTTGAACGCGATGCCCAGGGCAATATCGCAAACGACGAAAACAATCTCCCGATACAAGCGGCTGATCGCAAAATTATTGGCGATCCCAACCCGGACTTTACCGCTTCATGGATCAATCAGATCGCCCTGGGGCAAAACTGGTCATTTCGCATGCAATGGGACGCCATCATAGGTGGCGATGTATTCAATTTTACCAGACGCCTGGCCGCATTGAGCGCATTCGGCGTTTTAACAGACTACGAACGCGAATTAAACGGCGAACTCCCCTCTGGTTATAATTCGCGGGTTTTCCGAATTTTTGAACAATGGATCGAAGATGGATCCTTTGTGAAATTGCGCGAACTATCCGCATCTTATCGCTGGCAGCCCCAATTTTTGGGATTGAGCAGCATTCAATTGAGCCTCATTGGCCGCAATTTGCTTTCCATAGACGACTACAGCGGTTACGATCCGGAAACCAACATCGCCGGACAGCGCACCGCAGTGCGCGGATTTGACTTCGTAGAAGTGCCCATCCCGCGCAGTATTGCATTTCGCATAAGTTTGAACTACTAAGGAAAAAAATATGAAATCGAGTCGCCTGTACATTCTTCCGGCATTGCTGCTCTTTTTCTCACAAGGTTGTGATTTAAACATAACAAATCCAAACCAGGCAGTGGAAGAGCGCGTTTTAACCACCAGTGACGGCATTATCGCACTCGCCATTGGCATGCAACGAGATTACGCGAGTCAGAATGTCGATTCATACATTCGTCATCCGGCAATTACAAGCCGCGAATTTGCGGCAAACACGACCTTTGCCAACCTCATACAATTAGAGGATGGTCTCAACGCATTGTCTGGCGCAAACAGCGGTGTCAGCGCGATCTGGTTCGAATCATACCGCGTCATCGGAATAGCCAATGATTTGATCGACAGCGCGCCCAATGTGCAACTATCAGAAGGTACGCGCAGCGGTATTATTGCACTCTCTCAACTTTACAAAGCGATGTGTCTGGGATTTATCGCACAGACTTTTGAACAGGCACCAACAGATGTACAGGCCGATGGACAGGCCACTTTCCAGCCGCGGTCTGAGGTATTTGCCGAAGCGATTCGGTTGCTGGACAACGCGCTCCAAACCATCTCGGCTACGCCACCATCTGCTCAATTCAACTCAGATATCCTGGGACAGGGATTCGATCTCTTAAATACGATTCACGCTTACCGGGCGCGTTATAACCTGTTCGCGGGAAATTATCCAGCCGCACTTGAAGCCGCCAATACCATCGATCCCTCGGCAACATCTGTCCATACTTATGACGCTGACAATCAGAACCCCATTTACAACCAGGTTTTTGTTGCGGATGATTATGCGCCAAGAGATAATTTCGGAACGCTGGTCACAGACAGCAACGATGCGAGACTTGCATTTTATCTCATGCCAAATGATCGCCTGAGCAATCCCAACGCATTGCCTATTGAAACGCTATCCGGCTTTTGGAACACCGCCACATCGTCCATCCCGGCATATTTGCCCGGCGAAATGGCTCTGACGAGGGCAGAGGCAAACGCAATGATGGGAAATATCACAGGTGCAATCGCCGAAATAGACGCCATCCGCACAAAAACACCCGATCGTGATCCCTTTGGCATTGGGGCATCACTGCCACCCTACAGCGGTCCACAAACCGTCGAGGCCGTGACAGAAGAGATCTTTCGTCAGCGCAGAGCGGAATTATTCCTGAACGGTACTGGATTGGAAGACAGCCGACGTCTCGGTCAACCCGGTCCCTCATCCGACCCCTTTGAGCGAAATCGAAATTTCTATCCCTATGCCGACCAGGAGCGATTAAACAACCCCAATACGCCTTCCGATCCCGCAAATTAGCTCCCCATCAAAAACAAAAACAGAGAGCCGCGCAAATAGCACAGCCCTCTGTTTGGGAGAGAAGTGGTTCTATGACCCGTTTTAATCCGCCGCCTGCGCCGGGTCATCCCCCCATCGCTCTGACCTCTGTAAACTCACCGCGGCAACCCGCTTCAATAATCCGCGCAAATCATCCAGCAAAACGTAAAACAGCGGAATCACAAACAGCGTCAACGCCGTTGACACAATCAGCCCACCCATCATCGTAATCCCCAGCGGCGCATAGGGCATCCCCATCATCGTACTGCTGCCAATCGCCATGGGAAACAACCCGAACACCGTCGTGCAGGTCGTCATCAAAATGGGACGAAAGCGGTTGTGACCCGCCGCCATAATTGCCTCTGCGCGATCCATACCCGCCTGGCGCAACCGATTGATCATATCGACCAGCACAATCGCGTTGTTGACCACCACCCCAATCAGCACAATTGCCCCCACATTCGACATAAAATCCATCGTCGTACCCGTCAACCACAATCCCCAATACACCCCCAAAAACGAAAAGGGAATCGAAAAAATCACGGCAAAAGGCAAAATAACCGACTCAAACAACACGCCCATCAGCAAAAACACAAACACAACCGCCATAATCACGGCAAATGTCATCGCCTGACTTTCCCGGCTATATTGCGAATGCCGCTCGCCCTTGTTCCACTCATACCCCCTCGGCAGCGTGAACCCCTCCATCACCCGATCGACCTCCTGATACAACCCTTCCACATCATCCTTGGTCGTATAAACGCGCACGCGCAACCGGTTGCGACCATTATGTCTGAAAATATGTCCTGGACCTTTGGCCACTTCAAAAGTTGCAAAACTCGACAAAGGCAGCTTTTCACCCGAATCGGTCACAAACATAAAATTCTTCAACTGCACCAGCGACTGCCGGTCGGATTCATCCAAAATCAGTTGCACATTCACCTCGTGATCATCCGTCTGAAACCGCGGCAATGTCGCACCGCGCAGTTGATATGCCAGCGTGCGGCTGATCCGCTCTGCCGGAATACCGTGCTTTTTGGCCTGTGCGCGGTTCACGCGAATGCGAATCTCATCTTTCCCAAACTCCAGATCGCTTTGCAAACTCGTCACCGATGGAATCTGCTGCAACCGCCGCTCCACTTCCCCCAGCATATCTTCTAATTTTTCAAAATCAGGACCGTACAAATACACGCCCACATAGGGATCTCGCCCGCCCGAATTTCTGGATTCCACAGCAACCCGAAACCCCACATAGCGCGGTACCTCCTTATTCAACTCGTCAATAATCTCTTGTCGCGTCATCCACCGCTCAATGGGAAAGCCAGTCAAATTGCCTGCCCAGCGATACACAGCATACCACCACTCTTGATGGGGATCTTCCTCGAGATTCATTCGCAAATTGATATACCCGCGCCGAAAATACGTCATAACATTTTTGATCTTGTACCTGTCCCGACGCTCATTCACATACACTTCCAGATCGGTCGCAATTTTATCCATCTCTTCCAGGGAAAAATTTTTGGGGCCATACATGCGAATGGTCACGCGATTCGAAGAAAAACGCATCTGATCGGTCTTCTTCACGTTTTGGTATGGAAAATAAATGGTGGCAAACAAAACCAGCACCACGAGAAACGCATCTCGCCGATGGTGAATAACCCAGTTCAAACCGCGCCGATAAATGCGGCGGACAAAAGCAATGGATTTCGGATCTGACCGCACAACCGCATCGCCAAACCGCTGGGCAGCCAGGGGAATAAACAACAGCGCCACAAACAAAGACGCCACCAGCGCAAACACCACGGGCATCCCAATTTTCGACAGCAAAAACTTCATATCAAAGCTATCATTCATCAGCATCATCGGCAAAAACACCACCACAGTGGTCAACGTCGCCATCGTAATCGCCAGCCCCACCTCGCTGGCTCCGTGAATAGATGCGCCGCGCGGCTCTTCCCCCTCTGCCCGCAAGCGATAAATATTCTCCACAATCACAATCGCATTATCCACCACCATACCCACCCCCACCATCAGCCCCATCATTGTCAACAAATTGAGCGACCACCCCATAAAATAGAGCACAGTAACCGTCATCATCACACACAGCGGAATGGACAGCGTAATCAGCGCCGTCATACGCAAAGCGCGCAGGAAAAATAACAACACCAGCGCCGCAAATAACCCACCCCAAAGCCCCGTGACCTTCAAATTGACCATCGAATCTTCTATCAGCTTGCCCTCGCTGTAAAACAGGCGAAACACCGCAGGCGTATTGGCCTCTATCTCCTCCATTTTGACCACAATGCGCTTGCACAAATCGACAATATTCTCGCCCGACTCCTTATACACATCCAGACCCAGATTGCGCTGCCCATCCACGCGCCACACCCGGTCTCGAGGCGGCGCAGCATAAACCACATCTGCCACATCCTTCAGGCGCACCTGCGCGCTGCTATAACGGCCCTGAACAACAATATCCTCAATCTCCTTCAGGCTTTGATAATGCGCCAGAGATCGCACGTAAAACCGCTTACCGCCCTCCCGCACCTGACCGCCAGACAGGGAAAAATTGTCCTGCTGCAACGACGCCACAAGCTCGTGAGTTTCAATACCGTGCGTCCGCAACCGCTCTTGATCCACCAGAATCAAAACCTCCTTGTTCTCAAACCCCCACACACTGGTCTTCGCCACCCCATCAATCCGCTCAATCGGATCGAGAACATGGGTTTGAACCCATTGCTCCTTATTGACAATATCCTCCGGAATGGACAGACCCGTCCAGATCACCTCGGAATCGGTTTCCTGATTCCACGAATACACCTTGATCTGATCGCGCACTTCCTCGGGCAAATCGAGCCTGGCGTGCTCGAGCCGGTCTGCCACGCGAACATACGCCTCGCGCATATCCGTGCCCCGGTGAAATTTCAACTCAACCCCTGCCCACGGATCGCCAGCAAAAGCGCAAATATCGCTGAGTTCTCTCACCGTACGCATATGCCGTTCCATCGGCAGCGCAATGGTGTTAAATCGCTCTTGAACCGACGCATTTTCTGTGGCCACATCCACCCAAAACCGATTCCAGTCATTGCCCGACGCCCATGCCTGAATGGGAATACGCCAATAAGCCACCAGCCCAATCACCATCAACCCCACCAAACACATCGTTACCGTCACTGGCCGCGTCACTGAAATCCTGGGCAAAAGCGATGTTCTCTTCTCGTTCTTCTCAACCATCTATATCCTCCGAATGGTCTCCCATCTCTCCTCTCTCACCTATATAGACACACCCCAGAACCATCCGGTTTTCTTTTGGGCAAAAAAAAATCCGCATATGCGGATTGTAGAATTCATAAATAATTTTTAATGTCCTGTACCTCAGCTCACAAACCTCACTGCGAACTATCGAGCCTCGCTAAAAGCATCGGCAAAGACCGAAGTTCTCGCTTCAGAGGATCCAGAACATAACCCAGAGCTTCAAGAGTAACAACGCCCAGAAGATTGCTATCACCGGGTTCACCAAAAATAACAGGTGCTGCACCCCGGTGTTCTTTGTAGCGAAACAGCGCATCGCCCAATTCGCGTTCAACTTGATCGCCATTTGCCAGCGTAAAAGTTCGACGAGAATGCGGCTGAATACCCAATGCCTCAAGAACAGATCGCTGGACCACAGAATAGACCGCACCTGAGTCAATGAGAAAATGCTCGGTCTGAAAGTCCTCTGACCGAGCGGGATTGGCGATATCAATGTCGAGAAATATGAGTCCCATGCTTTCAAGAAATGCCAAGTATTATTTGATCAGCAGCCCGGCGACAGCACAGACCGCAATGACAGCAGCAATGATGAAAGATAATTGCCATTTTTGAGTGTTGCCCAGGTCTCGTCGAAGATCTGCAAATCCCGCGTCCATCCTGTCAAACAAGCGATTGATCGAGTCGGTTAATTCTCGTTTGGTATTATCAGACTCGGTTTGCATCCTGTCAACTCGCTTGTCGAATTGGTCAAATTGTCCCTTGATCTCAGCTTGTTCTTTTTCAACTGCTTCAATCGCCATTTTTATCCTCTTGATCGAGTTTAAACTTAAGCACTTCTAAGGCGAGACCTCTTCGACTATCTGATCGCCTCTTCGAAAAAACTACCCGATAAAGGTTACATTGTCCAGCGATATTTTGCTTATTGCACTCGCTTGCCATCCGCCACTTCCTACTTCTCTACGGCGTTCCTCTTCGCCCACCACCATCCATATAAATCGAACTGCCAAACACATAAGAACACGCCTCAGACGCCAAAAAAGCAACGACATTGGCGATTTCCTCAGGCTCGGCCATGCGCCCGGCGGGCAACTCCTCGCCCAGATCTTTGAGCACCGCCTCGACATCTCGTCCCTCGCGGTCTGCCCGCGCCTTCTGCTGCGAACGCGCGCGAGGCGTATTGGTCAACCCCGGGCAAACCGCATTCACCAGAACACCATCGCCAGACACCGCATCGGACAGCGCGCGCGTCATATTCAAAATAATCGCATTTGCCGCCCCCGTCGGAATATTGCCCCGCGTAGGACTCGTACCTGCGCCACCCGCGACATTGACAATGCGCCCCCATCCACTTTCCCGCATCAGCGGAATCACCAACTGCGCCATTCGCAAATAGCTATAGCTCTTCAACGCCAACGCCTCGCTAATCTGCGCCACATCCAAATCCAAAATATCGGCATTGCGCGCAGCCCCCACATTATTGACCAGCACATCCACACCACCAAACACGCCTATAGCCTCATTCACCACCACCTCGCAATTTTCCTCCCGCGTCAAATCAACCGCAACCGCATGCCCCTCTCCACCCGCTGCATCGATCTCGGCAACCACCGTATCCAACGTCTCCCGTGTACGCGCAGCAATACACACACGCGCCCCTTCCCGAGCCAATGCTAGCCCGCAGCAACGCCCAATTCCCTGACTGCCACCCGTAACAACCGCCCTTTTTCCTCTCAATCCCAAATCCATCTCACACCCCGTTCACTCAATTTCCGCTCTAATCCCATCCCACTCCCGCCAGATATCCGTAAACACATCCTTGCCATTCTGCCCGATATCGACATGCCTCGCCCTGAAAATCACGGCATACCGGATATCTGGACACGCATTGATCGCCGCCGTATGAATAATCTGATGATGCGCCAGAATGAGATCGCCAGGCTCGCCGGTCAACTGCACCGGACCTTCGGGCACCGTCACATCGGGCATATAATTCAACAAAATCTCATGCCCTTTTTCCCGAAACACATCCTCCATCACATGATGTGACTTTGGCCAAACCGTAAAATTGCCGCAATACGGCGCGGACACATCGTCCAGATACACCACAGCAAAAGCCGTAAAATCCCGACTATACCCGCTCTCTTCAGCCGTCCCCCTCAAAAAATCGCGCGCCTTTGCAATCCCATCCAGATGCCCACCCGTTCGCAATGGTGGACCCGCAGTCGCGAGTTGGGGATCCCGTTGCGGCGTCCCAACCGGCGCGGGAAAATTCAGCTTCACAGCACCGTGGCTCTGGCGTTGCAAATTCCCATTGCCCAAAGCCGATTCGAGCAATGAAAACACCGGCGTCTCGTTAAACATATCCGTAATCACCGGCATCGCGCGAATATCTCCAAAAGAGCGCCTGTCGCCCTTCCCAATCTCCGCATTAACCGCCTGTCGCGCCGCCTCCACCATCACCCGCGGCACAGCACCCTCAATTTTCAAAAACCCTTCTCTGTAAAACTCCAACTTCTGCGATTTAGTCAATTTCATCACACACTCCTCACGGTGACCACAGACCCCAATCTTCCGTCTTCTTCCAGCGGGTCTGACATCCCTGGCAAGAGCAAAAATACCGCATCATCCAGCGCGGACGCCCACCCACATTTGCCGTGCCATTGTGACCGAACAAATACGTAAAAAATAACACATCCCCGCGTTTTGGCGTCAACTCAATCGGATCGCCCAAATCCAACCTGGGAATATCCCGATTCAGGTCAAACAGGTATTTGTACTTTTCTCGATCCGACTCTGCAAGCGCGAGAATCTTGCGATGCGATCCCGGAAAAACCGCCGTCCCACCCCCCTTGTGTTTCACATCGCTCAAAAACACCAGACTCGCAATGCGATAAGGACCGGGAAACGTCTCGTGCATGTGTTCTCTGGGAATGCCATCAACGTGCGCCCTGGGCAAAGACCACGCCCCATTGACGGGAACTTTATTCTGCGTGTGAACCGCTTCAGGTGGATGCACGTCATCTTCGCCGATCAACTCAGCCGTCGCCTTCAAATAGTGCGGCGTTGCACAGGCCATCAAATCCCGGTCGCGAAGACCGTTGAACACCGACAATCCCCGCTCAGCCTGAAAACCAGCAACACCTTCGGGTTTTCGATGCCAGGTCTCTGGCTCACCCGGCGCCATACCCATAATCCGCCACATTGCAGCTTCTGCCCGTTCTGCCACATCTTCGGGAATCAAACCCGACGTCAGAAGATATCCATCTCTTTCGTATTGCGCGCGTTGCGATTCCGTTAAAACACCCATGGATTTTCTCCTTTAATCCTTCAATTCCACGACGTCAAACCCAACAGATTCTCCCCCAATTCCGTCAACTTCGCTGGCTTCTGCGTCTTGTGTTCCCAATCCCTCGGATCACCCGGCCAGCGGGGCGTGGGCCTGCACGCTCGCCATGCCTGAATGCGCTCTTCCCGCTCTGCCTCTCCCCGACCCTCTGCCGGCGACATTGTAATATACTGCGCCAAACGGGGCCTATCCGAACGGTTATGCCCATTGCCGTGTGCCAGCAACCGATGCCAGATCAAAAGATCGCCCGCCCTGCCCGGAATCGACTTCACCTCCAGATCATCCAGATTGGGTCGTCGGGGATCGCGATCCTCTGGCTGCGTCTTGACCCACTCCTCAAAAATATTATTAAATCCCGGCACACACTGAAACCCACCCTGATCCTCTGAAGTATCCG
The sequence above is drawn from the Gemmatimonadota bacterium genome and encodes:
- a CDS encoding phytanoyl-CoA dioxygenase family protein — translated: MGVLTESQRAQYERDGYLLTSGLIPEDVAERAEAAMWRIMGMAPGEPETWHRKPEGVAGFQAERGLSVFNGLRDRDLMACATPHYLKATAELIGEDDVHPPEAVHTQNKVPVNGAWSLPRAHVDGIPREHMHETFPGPYRIASLVFLSDVKHKGGGTAVFPGSHRKILALAESDREKYKYLFDLNRDIPRLDLGDPIELTPKRGDVLFFTYLFGHNGTANVGGRPRWMMRYFCSCQGCQTRWKKTEDWGLWSP
- a CDS encoding efflux RND transporter permease subunit, which produces MVEKNEKRTSLLPRISVTRPVTVTMCLVGLMVIGLVAYWRIPIQAWASGNDWNRFWVDVATENASVQERFNTIALPMERHMRTVRELSDICAFAGDPWAGVELKFHRGTDMREAYVRVADRLEHARLDLPEEVRDQIKVYSWNQETDSEVIWTGLSIPEDIVNKEQWVQTHVLDPIERIDGVAKTSVWGFENKEVLILVDQERLRTHGIETHELVASLQQDNFSLSGGQVREGGKRFYVRSLAHYQSLKEIEDIVVQGRYSSAQVRLKDVADVVYAAPPRDRVWRVDGQRNLGLDVYKESGENIVDLCKRIVVKMEEIEANTPAVFRLFYSEGKLIEDSMVNLKVTGLWGGLFAALVLLFFLRALRMTALITLSIPLCVMMTVTVLYFMGWSLNLLTMMGLMVGVGMVVDNAIVIVENIYRLRAEGEEPRGASIHGASEVGLAITMATLTTVVVFLPMMLMNDSFDMKFLLSKIGMPVVFALVASLFVALLFIPLAAQRFGDAVVRSDPKSIAFVRRIYRRGLNWVIHHRRDAFLVVLVLFATIYFPYQNVKKTDQMRFSSNRVTIRMYGPKNFSLEEMDKIATDLEVYVNERRDRYKIKNVMTYFRRGYINLRMNLEEDPHQEWWYAVYRWAGNLTGFPIERWMTRQEIIDELNKEVPRYVGFRVAVESRNSGGRDPYVGVYLYGPDFEKLEDMLGEVERRLQQIPSVTSLQSDLEFGKDEIRIRVNRAQAKKHGIPAERISRTLAYQLRGATLPRFQTDDHEVNVQLILDESDRQSLVQLKNFMFVTDSGEKLPLSSFATFEVAKGPGHIFRHNGRNRLRVRVYTTKDDVEGLYQEVDRVMEGFTLPRGYEWNKGERHSQYSRESQAMTFAVIMAVVFVFLLMGVLFESVILPFAVIFSIPFSFLGVYWGLWLTGTTMDFMSNVGAIVLIGVVVNNAIVLVDMINRLRQAGMDRAEAIMAAGHNRFRPILMTTCTTVFGLFPMAIGSSTMMGMPYAPLGITMMGGLIVSTALTLFVIPLFYVLLDDLRGLLKRVAAVSLQRSERWGDDPAQAAD
- a CDS encoding RagB/SusD family nutrient uptake outer membrane protein — translated: MKSSRLYILPALLLFFSQGCDLNITNPNQAVEERVLTTSDGIIALAIGMQRDYASQNVDSYIRHPAITSREFAANTTFANLIQLEDGLNALSGANSGVSAIWFESYRVIGIANDLIDSAPNVQLSEGTRSGIIALSQLYKAMCLGFIAQTFEQAPTDVQADGQATFQPRSEVFAEAIRLLDNALQTISATPPSAQFNSDILGQGFDLLNTIHAYRARYNLFAGNYPAALEAANTIDPSATSVHTYDADNQNPIYNQVFVADDYAPRDNFGTLVTDSNDARLAFYLMPNDRLSNPNALPIETLSGFWNTATSSIPAYLPGEMALTRAEANAMMGNITGAIAEIDAIRTKTPDRDPFGIGASLPPYSGPQTVEAVTEEIFRQRRAELFLNGTGLEDSRRLGQPGPSSDPFERNRNFYPYADQERLNNPNTPSDPAN
- a CDS encoding aspartyl protease family protein, with protein sequence MGLIFLDIDIANPARSEDFQTEHFLIDSGAVYSVVQRSVLEALGIQPHSRRTFTLANGDQVERELGDALFRYKEHRGAAPVIFGEPGDSNLLGVVTLEALGYVLDPLKRELRSLPMLLARLDSSQ
- a CDS encoding TonB-dependent receptor, which gives rise to IAFIPTGTSAPGLANGFSRRAVFDFLQLNNDINLRYQRDIFPNVQSTTRIGGTLQYEKGENFSAEGRNLSPVAEVVSSGANVVAGETRSKRVIYGGFVQQTFGIVNRLFVTAAARIDASSVYDADNRWQFYPKASASYLISDTGFWQNSALQNIFPDFKLRASIGTSGGQTAIGPYDRLTNYNASSYDGNPGLVPSTQLGGTIKPERQREIEIGTDFSLLSNRLGIELTYYDQRIDDLLLFRTLSPSTGHSRALQNVGTMDNTGLEFLVRAIPLARPNLRWESTFTYSTNKNKVDGIEGGRLIIPNSFSQVSAINGEPLGVFFSTAFERDAQGNIANDENNLPIQAADRKIIGDPNPDFTASWINQIALGQNWSFRMQWDAIIGGDVFNFTRRLAALSAFGVLTDYERELNGELPSGYNSRVFRIFEQWIEDGSFVKLRELSASYRWQPQFLGLSSIQLSLIGRNLLSIDDYSGYDPETNIAGQRTAVRGFDFVEVPIPRSIAFRISLNY
- a CDS encoding SDR family oxidoreductase; protein product: MDLGLRGKRAVVTGGSQGIGRCCGLALAREGARVCIAARTRETLDTVVAEIDAAGGEGHAVAVDLTREENCEVVVNEAIGVFGGVDVLVNNVGAARNADILDLDVAQISEALALKSYSYLRMAQLVIPLMRESGWGRIVNVAGGAGTSPTRGNIPTGAANAIILNMTRALSDAVSGDGVLVNAVCPGLTNTPRARSQQKARADREGRDVEAVLKDLGEELPAGRMAEPEEIANVVAFLASEACSYVFGSSIYMDGGGRRGTP